In Verrucomicrobiia bacterium, one genomic interval encodes:
- a CDS encoding SsrA-binding protein has product TGDEIKSIRANRVQLTGAYVRLMQGRGQLPKPVVIGVHLSLSKDPERTRALLLNAKELRMLVDEIGQKGKTAVPLDIHFRRGWAKLTIGIGKGRKRYDKRELLKTRDLDRQERAASKKQ; this is encoded by the coding sequence GACGGGTGACGAGATTAAGTCTATCCGTGCTAACCGGGTACAACTGACTGGTGCGTATGTCCGCCTTATGCAAGGTAGGGGACAACTCCCTAAGCCGGTAGTCATTGGGGTGCATTTGTCATTGTCCAAAGACCCAGAGCGTACGCGTGCCCTCCTCCTTAATGCCAAGGAGCTTCGTATGTTAGTAGATGAGATAGGCCAAAAAGGAAAAACAGCTGTCCCATTGGATATCCACTTTCGACGTGGATGGGCCAAGCTCACCATAGGTATTGGTAAGGGGCGTAAGCGCTATGATAAGCGGGAGCTCCTCAAGACCCGGGACTTAGACCGGCAAGAGCGGGCTGCATCCAAAAAGCAGT